A window of Candidatus Niyogibacteria bacterium contains these coding sequences:
- a CDS encoding helix-turn-helix transcriptional regulator, with product MKKSISKKLGANIKRIRTKKGMTQGDIFRALNLDRGYVSSLESGKRNPTLSMIEKIAGALGVQSDELLK from the coding sequence ATGAAAAAAAGTATTTCAAAAAAGCTTGGAGCCAATATAAAGCGTATACGAACTAAAAAAGGAATGACACAGGGTGATATTTTTCGCGCCCTTAACTTAGACCGTGGATATGTAAGTAGTTTGGAAAGTGGCAAGAGAAATCCTACTTTATCCATGATTGAAAAAATAGCAGGAGCGCTTGGGGTTCAAAGCGACGAACTTTTGAAATAA
- a CDS encoding recombinase family protein, whose translation METTQTKTKCVLYARKSTEEDDQQIMSIEAQLFELREYASRERIEIVKVFTEAKSAKKPGRDEFAKMIEYIETSNEPLGILAWHPDRLARNSVDGGKIIYLVDINRIASLRFPQFWFEPTPQGKFMLQVAFGQSKYFSDNLVENVKRGIRQKLRRGEWLTLAPFGYVNNYKTKNIEPDKVKSRIIKRAFEEYATGTYTLKSLADFLADHGVVQKKGTPLATVSVVKMLTNRAYLGFIKHRGEWHNGNFEPILPPTLFEAVQKVFAERKKPRKQKTLLPFVFTGFAKCGECGCAITAQYTTNRFGTRYTYYRCTKKNGKCAQPYTQEKILAAQLQTLLQSVSLPFSEIEDMDKQITAWEKESISEKRSIAQNLKEKIRANEEKLNKLVSVFLDGDIEREMYLQRKDLLMREKAGLLESETNFGQQRKNWVEPLRSFVLSLKMAADLEKTSNHLEWKKFFQKIGSNPEIKDKTVSIRWGELWDFTASAAGGRGGQCADFAKQNPRLFPNPENVSTGADGGS comes from the coding sequence ATGGAAACAACTCAAACCAAAACTAAATGCGTTCTCTATGCTCGCAAGAGTACCGAGGAAGATGACCAGCAAATAATGTCCATTGAGGCACAGCTTTTTGAGTTACGCGAATATGCGAGCAGAGAACGCATTGAAATCGTAAAAGTATTTACGGAAGCGAAAAGCGCAAAGAAGCCCGGGCGAGACGAGTTTGCCAAGATGATTGAGTATATTGAAACGAGTAATGAACCGCTTGGTATTTTGGCATGGCACCCCGACCGTCTCGCCCGTAATTCTGTTGATGGCGGTAAAATAATTTACTTGGTGGACATCAACAGAATTGCTTCTTTACGCTTTCCGCAGTTTTGGTTTGAGCCAACTCCGCAAGGGAAATTCATGTTGCAAGTGGCGTTCGGACAATCCAAATATTTTTCTGACAACTTGGTGGAAAATGTGAAGCGTGGAATCCGCCAAAAACTCCGCCGTGGCGAGTGGCTAACGCTCGCTCCGTTCGGCTATGTGAACAATTACAAAACCAAGAACATCGAACCTGACAAAGTGAAATCTCGTATTATCAAGCGAGCGTTTGAGGAATACGCCACGGGAACATATACCTTGAAATCTCTCGCGGATTTTTTGGCGGATCACGGCGTTGTTCAGAAAAAAGGAACGCCACTTGCCACAGTTTCCGTTGTGAAAATGCTGACCAACAGAGCATACCTCGGTTTTATCAAACATCGCGGTGAATGGCACAACGGAAACTTTGAGCCAATTCTTCCTCCGACACTGTTTGAAGCAGTGCAGAAAGTGTTCGCGGAACGGAAGAAACCCCGAAAGCAAAAAACGCTTCTTCCGTTCGTGTTCACTGGATTTGCAAAGTGTGGCGAGTGTGGCTGTGCGATTACGGCTCAATATACCACTAACCGCTTTGGCACACGCTACACCTACTATCGCTGTACCAAGAAAAATGGAAAGTGCGCACAGCCGTATACGCAAGAAAAAATACTCGCCGCACAATTGCAAACTCTGCTTCAATCAGTGTCACTTCCTTTTTCTGAAATTGAAGACATGGACAAGCAGATTACCGCTTGGGAAAAAGAATCAATTTCTGAAAAAAGAAGTATTGCCCAAAATTTGAAAGAGAAGATTCGAGCAAACGAAGAAAAACTGAATAAGCTCGTTTCAGTTTTTCTTGACGGCGATATTGAACGCGAAATGTATCTACAACGCAAAGACCTGCTCATGCGTGAAAAAGCGGGTTTGCTCGAATCAGAAACAAATTTTGGGCAACAGAGAAAGAATTGGGTCGAACCCTTGCGGAGTTTCGTTTTGTCCTTGAAAATGGCTGCCGATTTAGAAAAAACTTCCAATCACTTGGAATGGAAGAAGTTTTTTCAGAAAATCGGCTCTAACCCTGAAATCAAGGACAAAACGGTTTCCATACGCTGGGGGGAATTATGGGATTTCACGGCTTCCGCCGCAGGCGGACGCGGGGGTCAGTGCGCGGATTTTGCAAAGCAAAATCCGCGCCTCTTTCCAAATCCTGAAAATGTCTCTACTGGTGCCGATGGTGGGAGTTGA
- a CDS encoding ParB/RepB/Spo0J family partition protein — MENNQAPTGQNLRIFWVETEKIKPNPLQPRRDFDETRLNELAESIRQYGVIQPLVVVRKEYEVDRGTVVDYELVAGERRLRASKLAGLTQVPVIIRQEPAERVKLELALIENIQREDLNPVERAVAFKRLIGDFAMRQREIGAKIGKSREFVANSIRILNLPKEMQAALSEGKINEGHTRPLLMLSDRLDDQQLLFKDILYKNLSVRDAEKISRHIARDRARKQDGLPDPQTRQVEEKLTQALGTRVSIERKGQGGVIAISFFSDEELVDILEKIAQQNARQNSPENSLLENFSAEELPAPDQALPGESAPNLLQVQTVSDFGKVLKDLDKNNKSGSTEPDKDILNNFTV, encoded by the coding sequence ATGGAAAATAATCAAGCGCCAACCGGACAAAATTTAAGAATTTTTTGGGTGGAAACGGAAAAAATTAAACCCAATCCTTTGCAGCCGCGCCGTGATTTTGATGAAACGCGGTTAAATGAGCTGGCGGAGTCTATTCGCCAGTACGGCGTAATCCAGCCGCTGGTGGTAGTCAGAAAAGAATATGAAGTGGATAGAGGCACGGTTGTTGATTATGAATTAGTGGCTGGCGAAAGAAGATTACGGGCTTCCAAATTAGCCGGTTTGACTCAAGTGCCGGTGATTATCCGCCAAGAGCCGGCGGAAAGAGTAAAATTGGAACTGGCGCTGATTGAAAACATCCAGCGCGAAGATTTAAACCCGGTTGAGCGGGCAGTTGCTTTTAAGCGTTTGATCGGCGATTTTGCCATGAGGCAGCGGGAAATCGGCGCGAAGATCGGAAAGAGCCGCGAATTCGTGGCAAACAGCATTCGTATTTTGAACTTGCCTAAAGAAATGCAAGCGGCTTTAAGCGAAGGAAAAATCAACGAAGGGCATACGCGGCCTCTTTTGATGCTTTCGGATCGGCTTGATGACCAGCAGCTTCTTTTTAAGGATATTCTTTATAAAAATCTTTCGGTGCGCGACGCGGAAAAAATTTCGCGGCACATTGCCCGCGATCGGGCGAGAAAACAAGATGGTTTGCCTGATCCGCAAACTCGGCAGGTGGAGGAAAAATTAACCCAAGCGTTGGGAACGCGGGTTTCAATTGAAAGAAAAGGCCAGGGAGGCGTCATTGCCATTTCATTTTTTTCCGACGAGGAACTTGTTGATATTTTGGAAAAAATCGCCCAGCAAAACGCCCGGCAAAATTCGCCGGAAAATTCTTTGTTGGAAAATTTTTCAGCCGAAGAATTGCCCGCGCCTGATCAGGCTTTACCTGGAGAATCCGCGCCAAATCTTCTTCAGGTTCAAACTGTTTCTGATTTTGGAAAAGTTTTAAAAGATTTAGACAAAAATAATAAAAGCGGTTCAACGGAGCCCGATAAAGATATTTTGAATAATTTTACCGTTTAA
- a CDS encoding RelA/SpoT family protein gives MKNTQISNGVNWEEYEKKLDKYGVSKDGRGLIKRAFDFAHKAHEGQKRFSGDPYISHPLNVSLKVASLKLSAPGIAAALLHDTVEEEKTTLSAIKKKFGEETALLVDGLTKVKKIKYRGAERQAESMRKMFLTLAQDIRVVIIKLMDRLHNLETLWAHPKPEKRKRIALETLEIYAPLADRIGMWNVKSQLEDLAFEYAYPEEYQWLIKEIKEKIPQREKYLKELVPLIKKEFTGEKIKFLEISWRAKHYYSLWKKLQKKDMDWSRIKDLAAMRIIVPDIESCYAALGVIHKLWRPLPGRIKDFIALPKPNGYQSLHTTVFAKDGHITEFQIRTPEMHRDSEFGIAAHWIYDLAEKSSESAIFHRRKFAWVKQLQEWQKEFQKEKHSTKEFLDSLKIDFFHDRIFTLTPKGDVIDLPEGATPVDFAYQIHSEIGDSAVGSRINGKMAPLSSNLKSGDMVEILTQKNKKPSQEWLEFVKTSLAKNHIHSALKKSSPLALNAKKEKIKKKEFIIIVKNRVGLLQDITAIFASFRLNIEFIKSDTAGTEYPAIHIVFTPKNEEQIKKIKIKIKKLPGVEDIQARFR, from the coding sequence ATGAAAAATACCCAGATTTCTAACGGGGTGAACTGGGAAGAATATGAAAAAAAACTTGATAAATATGGCGTAAGCAAAGACGGCCGCGGCCTGATTAAACGGGCTTTTGATTTTGCCCATAAAGCCCATGAAGGGCAAAAAAGATTTTCCGGCGATCCTTATATCAGCCATCCTTTAAATGTTTCTTTAAAAGTCGCTTCCTTAAAACTCTCCGCTCCCGGCATCGCCGCCGCCTTGCTCCATGACACGGTGGAAGAGGAAAAAACAACGCTCAGCGCCATTAAAAAAAAATTTGGAGAAGAAACAGCTCTTTTAGTGGACGGACTGACTAAAGTCAAAAAAATAAAATATCGCGGCGCGGAAAGACAAGCGGAATCTATGCGAAAAATGTTTCTGACTTTAGCTCAAGATATCCGCGTTGTAATCATCAAACTAATGGACCGCCTTCATAATCTGGAAACACTCTGGGCTCATCCTAAGCCGGAAAAAAGAAAACGGATTGCTTTGGAAACCTTGGAAATTTACGCCCCCCTGGCCGACCGCATCGGCATGTGGAACGTTAAATCCCAATTGGAAGATTTGGCTTTTGAATACGCTTACCCGGAAGAATACCAATGGCTCATTAAAGAAATAAAAGAAAAAATTCCTCAACGGGAAAAATACCTGAAAGAACTGGTTCCTTTAATTAAAAAAGAGTTCACCGGAGAAAAAATCAAGTTTCTGGAAATCTCCTGGCGCGCCAAACATTACTATAGTTTATGGAAAAAACTTCAAAAAAAAGATATGGATTGGTCAAGAATAAAAGACTTGGCGGCAATGAGGATTATTGTTCCGGATATTGAAAGTTGTTATGCCGCGCTCGGCGTTATTCATAAACTCTGGCGGCCTTTGCCCGGCCGGATAAAAGATTTTATCGCTCTCCCGAAACCCAACGGCTACCAAAGCTTGCATACCACGGTATTCGCCAAAGACGGGCACATTACCGAATTTCAGATCAGAACTCCCGAAATGCACCGCGATTCCGAATTCGGAATCGCCGCTCATTGGATTTATGACTTAGCCGAAAAATCGTCCGAATCCGCTATTTTTCACCGCCGCAAATTCGCTTGGGTCAAACAACTTCAAGAATGGCAAAAAGAATTTCAAAAAGAAAAACATTCTACCAAAGAATTCCTTGATTCCCTGAAAATAGATTTTTTTCACGACCGTATTTTTACGCTGACTCCCAAAGGCGATGTCATTGATCTCCCCGAAGGCGCCACGCCCGTGGATTTTGCCTACCAAATCCATTCGGAAATCGGCGACAGCGCCGTCGGCAGCCGGATCAACGGCAAAATGGCGCCGCTCTCTTCTAATTTAAAATCCGGCGACATGGTGGAAATCCTTACTCAAAAAAATAAAAAACCTTCCCAAGAATGGCTGGAATTCGTAAAAACCTCTCTGGCAAAAAACCATATCCATTCGGCCTTAAAAAAATCTTCTCCTCTCGCCTTGAATGCTAAAAAAGAAAAAATTAAAAAAAAAGAGTTTATTATTATCGTCAAGAACCGCGTCGGCTTGCTCCAGGATATTACCGCGATTTTTGCTTCTTTTCGCCTTAATATTGAATTCATAAAAAGCGATACTGCCGGCACGGAATATCCGGCTATTCATATCGTTTTTACCCCTAAAAACGAAGAGCAGATCAAAAAAATAAAAATTAAGATAAAAAAACTCCCGGGCGTGGAAGATATCCAAGCCCGCTTTCGCTGA
- the topA gene encoding type I DNA topoisomerase, translating into MKLVIVESPTKAKTISRFLSRDFCVESSYGHLRDLPKSKLGIELDNNFEPQYIIPMKSKKRVNELKKISEKAEEVVLASDEDREGEAIAWHLIQALKLDEQKTENARRKIVKRIVFHEITKKAIEEALKNPRGIDQNLVDAQQARRVLDRLVGYKLSPFLWKKLYRGLSAGRVQSVAVRLVVEREREIEKFKPDEFWTVAAKLKKNGKKEKFEAKLIKKNGKQLEKLAIKNKDEADIILKELENSQYKVSKIESKEIRRQPFPPFITSTLQQTSANKLGYSAKKTMLAAQRLYESGLITYMRTDSVSLSNESLESAASFIKKNIGQEFALDAPRKFKTKSKTAQEAHEAIRPTDPWAAPNLFKEKLQSDQYKIYELIWKRFLACQMKEAIFNSTSADIEAGCFTPVKSFDSRNLTGFTFRASGSVMKFAGWTKVYGTAFSESLLPLLEENEILELENLNTEQHFTEPLPRYSEATLIKTLEEHGIGRPSTYAPTLSTIQERNYVEKNEQKKFKPTEIGIMVNDLLIEHFPDIIDLKFTAEMENDLDQIAEGKKKWQPVIKNFYEPFAENLEKKYETVEKRDLTEKTDELCEKCGKIMIIKHGRFGRFIACSGFPDCRSTKPLPPVSLNIKCPKCLTGEIIQKKTRKGRIFFGCSRYPDCDLAAWQKPTGRLCLECGAALVELKNSVKCSNKNCSFREGHKSPLNS; encoded by the coding sequence ATGAAACTCGTTATCGTTGAATCACCCACTAAAGCCAAAACTATTTCCCGATTTTTAAGCCGGGATTTTTGCGTTGAATCGTCATACGGCCATTTGCGCGATCTTCCGAAATCCAAACTCGGCATTGAGCTTGATAATAATTTTGAACCGCAATACATCATTCCGATGAAATCAAAAAAACGCGTAAACGAATTAAAAAAAATATCCGAAAAAGCGGAAGAAGTGGTGCTGGCCAGCGATGAAGACCGCGAAGGAGAAGCAATCGCCTGGCATCTCATCCAAGCTTTAAAATTAGATGAACAAAAAACCGAAAACGCCAGGCGTAAAATCGTTAAACGGATAGTTTTTCACGAAATCACGAAAAAAGCGATTGAAGAAGCGTTAAAAAATCCGCGCGGCATTGACCAAAATCTGGTGGACGCCCAGCAAGCGCGCCGCGTCCTTGACCGTTTGGTTGGCTACAAACTTTCGCCGTTTTTATGGAAGAAATTATACCGCGGACTTTCCGCCGGCAGAGTGCAGTCAGTCGCGGTACGGCTGGTCGTTGAACGCGAACGGGAAATTGAAAAATTTAAGCCGGACGAATTTTGGACAGTCGCGGCTAAACTTAAAAAAAACGGAAAAAAAGAAAAATTTGAAGCAAAACTTATTAAAAAAAACGGAAAACAGCTTGAAAAACTGGCGATAAAAAATAAAGATGAGGCGGACATCATTCTTAAAGAGCTGGAAAACTCGCAATATAAAGTAAGTAAAATAGAAAGCAAAGAAATTCGCCGGCAACCCTTTCCTCCGTTTATCACCAGCACCCTTCAGCAAACTTCCGCGAATAAGCTCGGCTATTCCGCCAAAAAAACCATGCTCGCCGCCCAGCGCCTTTACGAATCCGGACTGATTACCTACATGCGCACCGATTCGGTAAGTCTTTCAAACGAATCTCTTGAATCCGCGGCTTCTTTCATTAAAAAAAATATCGGCCAAGAATTCGCGCTTGACGCTCCGCGAAAATTCAAGACCAAATCAAAAACAGCGCAAGAAGCCCACGAAGCGATCCGCCCCACCGATCCTTGGGCCGCGCCGAATTTATTCAAAGAAAAACTTCAATCCGATCAATATAAAATATATGAACTTATTTGGAAAAGATTTCTCGCCTGCCAGATGAAAGAAGCGATATTTAATTCTACCTCCGCTGATATTGAAGCCGGCTGCTTTACCCCGGTTAAATCTTTCGATTCGCGAAATTTAACGGGGTTTACTTTCCGCGCCAGCGGCTCGGTTATGAAATTCGCGGGCTGGACAAAAGTATATGGCACGGCTTTTTCCGAATCTCTCTTGCCATTACTCGAAGAAAATGAAATTTTAGAGCTTGAAAATTTAAATACCGAACAGCACTTTACCGAACCTCTTCCTCGTTACTCGGAAGCAACCTTGATAAAAACTCTTGAGGAACACGGCATCGGCCGCCCTTCTACCTATGCTCCCACTTTAAGCACCATTCAAGAAAGAAATTATGTGGAAAAAAATGAACAAAAAAAATTTAAGCCTACGGAAATAGGCATAATGGTGAACGATCTTTTAATTGAACATTTTCCTGACATCATTGATTTAAAATTTACCGCCGAAATGGAAAATGATCTTGATCAGATTGCCGAAGGTAAAAAAAAATGGCAGCCGGTCATAAAAAATTTTTATGAGCCGTTCGCTGAAAATTTGGAAAAAAAATACGAAACAGTGGAAAAACGCGATCTGACTGAAAAAACAGATGAATTATGCGAAAAATGCGGTAAAATAATGATAATTAAACACGGGCGTTTCGGCCGTTTTATCGCCTGTTCCGGTTTTCCGGATTGCCGATCCACCAAACCTCTTCCTCCGGTTTCTTTAAATATAAAATGCCCGAAATGCCTGACCGGAGAAATAATTCAGAAAAAAACCAGAAAAGGCCGTATTTTTTTCGGCTGCTCCCGCTATCCGGATTGCGACTTGGCGGCTTGGCAAAAACCGACAGGCCGGCTTTGCCTTGAATGCGGCGCCGCGCTGGTGGAATTAAAAAACAGCGTCAAATGCTCCAATAAAAATTGTTCTTTCCGGGAAGGGCACAAATCACCGCTTAATTCTTGA
- the dprA gene encoding DNA-protecting protein DprA, whose product MKKPLDKYLLLKLNAKIFPPLLKEIPDPPLQIYLKGRIPDPKKKAVAIVGTRKATGYGLKTARELARDLASQGIIIVSGLALGIDAEAHKGALEAGGLTLAVLGSGINQIYPATNQPLAKKIIDQGGTLISEFEPDHPPEKWTFPQRNRIVAGLCQMTVVVEAPERSGALITAYLALEYNREVGAIPGEITSVNSRGTNELIKKGAALVKNADDVLEVLGLNPKKEKFDKLDKMEKIILECLQKPKNKDELLMETQLPADLLNQKLSLLELKGVISNSEGFINLN is encoded by the coding sequence ATGAAGAAACCGCTTGATAAATATCTTTTACTGAAACTAAACGCAAAAATCTTTCCGCCTCTTTTAAAGGAAATTCCGGATCCTCCCCTTCAAATTTATTTAAAAGGCAGAATTCCTGATCCTAAGAAAAAAGCCGTGGCCATCGTCGGAACGAGAAAAGCCACCGGCTATGGCTTAAAAACCGCCCGCGAACTGGCGCGAGATTTAGCCAGCCAGGGCATTATTATTGTCAGCGGCTTGGCTTTAGGCATTGACGCCGAAGCGCACAAAGGTGCCTTGGAGGCCGGCGGCCTGACATTAGCGGTGCTTGGTTCGGGCATCAACCAAATTTATCCGGCGACCAACCAGCCGCTGGCTAAAAAAATTATTGACCAAGGCGGAACTTTAATTTCGGAATTTGAACCGGACCACCCGCCGGAAAAATGGACTTTTCCCCAAAGAAACCGGATCGTTGCCGGCCTTTGCCAAATGACCGTGGTCGTGGAAGCGCCCGAACGGAGCGGCGCCCTGATTACCGCTTATCTGGCGTTGGAATACAATCGCGAAGTAGGCGCGATTCCCGGAGAAATTACTTCCGTTAATTCGCGGGGAACAAACGAACTCATTAAAAAAGGAGCGGCGCTTGTCAAAAACGCGGATGATGTCTTGGAAGTATTAGGCTTGAATCCAAAAAAAGAAAAATTTGACAAATTAGATAAAATGGAGAAAATCATTTTAGAATGCCTGCAAAAGCCGAAAAACAAAGACGAACTGTTAATGGAAACCCAATTGCCGGCTGATCTTCTTAATCAAAAATTAAGCCTGCTTGAATTAAAAGGCGTTATCAGCAACAGCGAAGGATTTATAAACTTAAACTGA